The following proteins are co-located in the Planococcus plakortidis genome:
- a CDS encoding heavy metal translocating P-type ATPase — MAKNDKDHHHHQDEQVDHSKMDHSKHVGHSYHEDQVKEGIQDDSNPAKIHNDHAHHNHSSHDHSGHEHHHHGNFKEIFLKSLPLGIVILLLSPMMDVRLPFQFTFPYSDIVVAVLATILLVYGGKPFYQGAIAEFKEKAPGMMALISLGISVSYLYSIYAVLVRYVTGDHIMDFFFEFASLLLIMLLGHWIEMKAVGEAGDAQKSLAELVPKDAHVVLKNDSIETRPVNELKVGDLVRVQAGENVPADGIIKRGTSRINEALLTGESKPIEKGAGDKVIGGSTNGAGILYLEVQETGDQSFISQVQTLISQAQDQPSRAENLAQKVAGWLFYIAIATAFLAFVVWLYIADIQTAVLFTVTTLVIACPHALGLAIPLVIARSTSLGASRGLLVKDREALELATKADVMILDKTGTLTTGEFKVLNMETLDGQHTEAEIAALMAGIEGGSSHPIAQSIVQYAEKQGIQPVHFDSIDVVSGAGIEGNANGRKYELISQKALGRDVAVDVPKGATLSILVEDGNPIGTVALGDELKETSRTLIQALKHYNIKPIMATGDNETAAQGVAEELGIEYRANQLPQDKYDLVESLKNNGQTVIMVGDGVNDAPSLAIADVGIAVGAGTQVAIDSADVILTQSDPGDIESFIELANKTTSKMKQNLVWGAGYNFIAIPIAAGVLASIGITLAPAAGAVLMSVSTVIVAINAMTLKLRNRAV, encoded by the coding sequence ATGGCTAAAAATGATAAAGACCATCACCACCATCAAGACGAACAGGTAGATCACAGTAAAATGGATCATTCCAAACATGTTGGGCATTCGTACCATGAAGACCAAGTGAAAGAAGGCATTCAAGACGACAGCAATCCTGCCAAAATTCATAATGATCATGCCCATCACAATCATAGTAGCCATGATCACAGTGGACATGAACATCACCACCACGGAAACTTCAAAGAAATTTTTCTGAAGTCGCTGCCCTTGGGCATTGTCATTTTGTTATTATCGCCGATGATGGACGTTCGGCTTCCCTTTCAATTCACCTTCCCTTACTCGGACATTGTTGTCGCTGTATTAGCAACTATCTTATTGGTTTATGGCGGAAAACCCTTCTATCAAGGTGCAATCGCTGAATTTAAGGAAAAAGCACCGGGCATGATGGCCCTTATTTCATTAGGGATATCCGTTTCCTATTTGTACAGCATTTACGCCGTGCTGGTACGCTACGTAACCGGCGATCACATCATGGATTTCTTCTTTGAATTCGCGTCCTTGCTGTTGATCATGCTCCTTGGACACTGGATCGAAATGAAGGCTGTCGGAGAAGCAGGAGACGCGCAAAAATCGCTCGCCGAATTGGTGCCGAAAGATGCACATGTGGTATTGAAAAATGATTCGATCGAGACGCGTCCCGTAAATGAGCTGAAAGTCGGAGACCTTGTACGGGTTCAGGCCGGAGAAAACGTCCCTGCCGATGGCATCATCAAAAGAGGCACCTCGCGGATCAATGAAGCTTTGCTGACGGGGGAATCTAAACCCATTGAAAAAGGAGCCGGAGACAAAGTGATCGGCGGTTCCACGAACGGTGCAGGCATCTTATATCTTGAAGTACAGGAAACCGGCGACCAATCGTTCATTTCCCAAGTACAAACCCTGATAAGCCAGGCGCAGGATCAACCTTCAAGAGCTGAAAATCTGGCTCAAAAAGTAGCCGGCTGGCTGTTTTATATCGCCATTGCGACGGCTTTCCTCGCTTTTGTCGTTTGGCTGTACATTGCTGACATTCAAACCGCTGTTCTTTTTACGGTTACGACATTAGTCATTGCATGTCCACACGCTCTCGGCCTTGCCATTCCGCTGGTTATTGCACGAAGCACCAGTTTAGGTGCAAGCCGCGGGCTGTTGGTGAAAGACCGCGAAGCATTGGAGCTGGCAACTAAGGCTGATGTAATGATACTGGATAAAACGGGTACATTGACTACTGGCGAATTTAAAGTTTTGAACATGGAAACACTGGATGGTCAACATACCGAAGCCGAAATCGCGGCGTTAATGGCAGGGATTGAAGGCGGGTCCAGCCACCCAATCGCCCAGTCAATCGTCCAATACGCTGAGAAACAAGGGATTCAGCCTGTCCACTTTGATTCGATTGATGTTGTGTCGGGTGCGGGTATAGAAGGAAACGCCAATGGCCGCAAATACGAATTGATCAGCCAAAAGGCACTTGGAAGAGATGTAGCGGTGGATGTTCCCAAAGGGGCAACATTAAGTATACTAGTTGAGGACGGGAATCCGATCGGTACGGTCGCATTAGGCGATGAATTGAAAGAAACGAGCAGAACGCTGATACAGGCATTGAAGCATTACAATATAAAACCGATTATGGCTACAGGTGACAATGAAACGGCTGCCCAAGGAGTAGCAGAGGAACTGGGCATTGAATACAGAGCCAATCAATTACCGCAAGATAAATATGATTTAGTGGAATCACTGAAAAATAATGGACAAACGGTTATCATGGTCGGCGATGGCGTCAACGATGCACCATCCCTTGCAATAGCAGACGTTGGGATAGCAGTCGGTGCCGGAACTCAAGTCGCCATCGATTCCGCTGATGTGATTTTGACTCAGTCGGATCCAGGCGATATTGAATCCTTTATCGAATTGGCCAATAAAACAACCAGTAAAATGAAACAGAACCTCGTGTGGGGAGCCGGTTATAACTTTATTGCCATTCCCATAGCGGCGGGTGTTCTAGCCTCCATTGGGATTACGTTGGCTCCTGCCGCAGGAGCAGTTCTGATGTCCGTGTCCACGGTTATCGTGGCTATCAATGCGATGACATTGAAACTAAGAAATAGAGCTGTTTAA
- a CDS encoding MATE family efflux transporter → MKFLFFFVYEVNLCEHSETVTFDNNQRINRKKYNLNKKNFHFTLFESIMVLVARREDEVVKPMDELSEPKSNSEKIKIILLLAVPAMVEYVLQTVVGFVDTLFIARIGLQEVTAVGIAGAVLAIYLALFMALGVGTSSLVARKLGAGNLGGARKVAQESLGFATVVAIILSILTWFGSEFFMSLFGAEENVVQIGSVYLKVVGAVRCFLLG, encoded by the coding sequence TTGAAGTTCCTTTTCTTTTTCGTTTATGAAGTTAACCTTTGTGAACACTCTGAGACTGTGACTTTTGATAATAACCAGCGTATTAATAGAAAAAAGTACAATTTGAATAAAAAGAATTTTCACTTTACTTTGTTCGAGTCCATAATGGTATTAGTAGCTCGAAGGGAAGATGAAGTGGTGAAACCTATGGACGAATTGAGTGAACCTAAATCGAATAGCGAGAAAATCAAAATCATCTTGTTGCTGGCAGTGCCGGCGATGGTGGAATATGTTTTGCAGACGGTGGTTGGCTTTGTCGACACATTGTTCATTGCGCGGATCGGGCTGCAGGAAGTTACAGCGGTAGGAATAGCTGGTGCTGTGCTGGCCATCTATTTGGCACTCTTTATGGCTTTAGGAGTGGGAACTTCTTCGCTTGTTGCCCGGAAATTGGGAGCCGGTAATCTTGGAGGTGCAAGGAAAGTTGCACAGGAATCGCTCGGGTTTGCCACGGTAGTAGCGATAATATTAAGTATCCTGACCTGGTTTGGTTCAGAGTTTTTTATGTCTTTATTCGGTGCTGAAGAAAATGTGGTCCAAATAGGATCCGTTTATTTGAAGGTGGTGGGGGCGGTGCGTTGTTTCTTGCTTGGATGA
- the asnB gene encoding asparagine synthase (glutamine-hydrolyzing), with product MEMGRCSMCGFIGVIPGSPGANDETVLNAMLDPIVHRGPDNQSVYSDGQVGLGFARLSILDLRSAANQPLEAEEVVLVFNGEIYNFREIRTELMELGFEFSTTSDTEVLLKGYLHFGENIIGKLRGMFAILIWDKPSGKFIAARDPFGIKPLYYTKTSDGSFLFASEIKSFMEHPGFVKKLNKRALKPYLTFQYSVMEETFFEGVYRVQPGTYLVMEKGEETRTVAYFSCEFKEQRKSYGEYIEDIQQAVAESVDAHRVSDVPVGSFLSGGIDSSYITSLLKPQKSFTVGFEDYEDMFDETKLAVDLAGQLGVEIEQRYVSAQESFDVFPQIQWHMDEPHSDPSIIPLYFLNEMASKDVTVILSGEGADELFGGYEWYQPSKKLNSYRRLPKAVQHTLAQVSNALPQSNPYRKFFQKAIQPIEERFIGHALVWSEKDALGILKTDYQAGPSVQEVVDPQYSKMNYYNETDKMQALDLELWLPRAILLKADKMSMAHSIELRVPFLDKKVFETARQLPESMRVDYGKSKVALREAALKNLPEDWAKRKKLGFPVPIRHWMREEKFYKMIHSTFQQGYVQEFFNQEKLLQYLERHYNNEENHARYIWTIYSFCIWYEQYFLDEEKGEAAKNRDKHPALQGQ from the coding sequence ATGGAAATGGGGAGATGTAGTATGTGTGGATTTATAGGGGTTATTCCTGGTTCTCCGGGGGCTAATGACGAAACTGTGCTGAATGCTATGTTGGACCCGATTGTCCATCGTGGGCCGGATAACCAATCAGTGTACAGTGATGGTCAAGTTGGGCTAGGATTCGCCAGATTGAGCATATTGGATTTACGAAGTGCTGCCAATCAGCCATTGGAAGCTGAAGAGGTGGTCCTTGTATTTAACGGGGAAATTTACAATTTCCGTGAAATCCGGACAGAATTGATGGAACTGGGATTTGAATTTTCAACGACTTCCGATACTGAGGTGCTGTTGAAGGGATATCTGCATTTCGGGGAGAACATTATCGGGAAATTACGCGGTATGTTCGCGATTCTAATTTGGGATAAACCGAGCGGAAAGTTCATTGCCGCAAGGGACCCATTTGGGATTAAGCCTTTATATTACACAAAAACCTCCGATGGCTCATTCTTGTTCGCTTCTGAGATCAAATCGTTCATGGAGCATCCAGGATTTGTGAAAAAGCTGAACAAACGGGCGTTAAAACCCTATTTAACTTTCCAGTACTCGGTGATGGAAGAGACATTTTTTGAAGGCGTATATCGTGTGCAGCCAGGAACTTATCTCGTGATGGAAAAAGGTGAAGAGACCCGTACGGTCGCTTATTTCTCCTGTGAATTTAAGGAACAACGTAAAAGTTACGGGGAATACATCGAAGACATCCAGCAAGCTGTCGCCGAATCTGTCGACGCGCATAGAGTAAGCGATGTTCCGGTAGGATCTTTTTTATCAGGTGGGATCGACTCGAGCTACATCACCTCTTTGCTGAAGCCACAAAAATCCTTTACCGTGGGATTTGAGGATTATGAAGATATGTTTGATGAGACCAAACTGGCTGTGGATTTAGCAGGGCAGCTGGGAGTCGAAATCGAACAGCGATATGTAAGTGCGCAGGAAAGTTTTGACGTCTTTCCCCAAATCCAATGGCATATGGACGAGCCGCATTCCGATCCGTCGATTATTCCATTGTACTTTTTGAATGAAATGGCCAGCAAAGACGTGACCGTTATTTTATCTGGTGAAGGGGCGGATGAATTATTCGGGGGATACGAATGGTATCAGCCTTCTAAAAAGCTGAATTCGTACCGGCGATTGCCGAAAGCTGTCCAACATACGCTTGCACAAGTATCGAATGCCTTGCCGCAATCAAACCCGTATCGAAAGTTTTTCCAAAAAGCCATCCAGCCGATTGAAGAGCGTTTCATTGGCCATGCGCTTGTGTGGAGTGAGAAAGATGCGCTTGGAATTTTGAAAACCGACTATCAAGCTGGCCCTTCTGTACAGGAAGTGGTGGACCCGCAGTATTCGAAAATGAATTATTACAATGAAACGGATAAAATGCAGGCGCTTGATTTGGAGTTGTGGTTGCCTCGAGCTATCCTTCTGAAAGCAGATAAGATGAGTATGGCCCATTCGATTGAGTTGCGTGTGCCGTTCTTGGACAAGAAGGTATTTGAAACGGCAAGGCAATTGCCGGAAAGCATGCGGGTCGATTATGGCAAGTCGAAAGTTGCTTTGCGGGAAGCAGCCCTGAAAAATCTTCCAGAAGACTGGGCCAAGCGGAAAAAGTTAGGGTTTCCCGTGCCGATCCGCCACTGGATGAGAGAAGAAAAGTTCTACAAAATGATTCATTCGACTTTTCAGCAAGGATATGTGCAAGAGTTTTTCAATCAGGAGAAACTCTTGCAGTACCTCGAACGGCATTATAACAATGAGGAAAATCATGCGCGGT
- a CDS encoding MATE family efflux transporter has protein sequence MKVAWIINIIHIPLNYVLIFGMGEWNGWGVEGAAWSTLLVRAVGTWLLWRYLKKSVLAISLGTLFSWDKNTKEMIYLAIPAAVERMIMRLGQVVYFGLIVVIGTKTFAAHTIAGNIEMFSYMPGYGLALAATTLVGHSWGAGNWREAYRYGILTAAIGVVFMSFIGLAMFIWAPWYASWFTKDPEAIEMVAIALRIDAFAQPALAIGLILTGALQGLGDTKSPMYSTAIGMWAVRIVGIYFLGIYLEMGIAGIWLAIAADIALRAVYLFFRFKSQAMQKIKLEQDRDENIFN, from the coding sequence ATGAAAGTTGCGTGGATAATCAATATCATCCATATCCCACTAAATTATGTATTGATTTTCGGTATGGGGGAGTGGAATGGATGGGGGGTTGAAGGGGCCGCATGGTCTACACTTCTCGTCCGAGCGGTCGGAACGTGGCTACTGTGGCGTTATTTGAAGAAATCCGTTCTGGCTATTTCGCTCGGCACCTTATTTTCATGGGACAAAAATACAAAGGAAATGATTTATTTAGCCATTCCGGCTGCTGTGGAAAGAATGATTATGCGGCTTGGCCAAGTTGTTTATTTTGGCTTAATTGTAGTGATTGGGACAAAGACATTTGCTGCCCACACCATCGCAGGAAATATTGAGATGTTTTCTTATATGCCAGGGTATGGGCTGGCGCTGGCCGCGACAACTTTGGTCGGACATAGTTGGGGTGCTGGAAATTGGCGTGAAGCTTATCGCTATGGTATTTTGACAGCTGCAATCGGAGTGGTTTTTATGAGTTTTATCGGTCTTGCGATGTTCATCTGGGCTCCGTGGTATGCCTCGTGGTTTACAAAAGATCCTGAAGCGATAGAAATGGTTGCTATTGCTCTTCGCATTGATGCTTTTGCTCAGCCTGCGCTAGCTATAGGGTTGATTTTAACAGGGGCGTTGCAGGGATTGGGAGATACGAAGTCGCCGATGTACAGCACAGCAATCGGCATGTGGGCAGTCCGGATAGTGGGTATTTATTTTCTCGGCATATATCTAGAAATGGGGATTGCAGGAATTTGGCTGGCGATTGCGGCGGACATTGCTTTGCGTGCGGTCTACTTATTCTTCAGGTTTAAGTCACAAGCCATGCAAAAGATAAAGCTAGAACAGGATCGTGACGAGAATATATTCAACTAA
- a CDS encoding sensor histidine kinase: MEFNEGNHLPDEWIAQLQNGETVEGERYNSDTEENFYYFIEPIFNDEAFEGGVIIFSSIDELHNKMHNVRDWMFRAIAATVLIAIGYTFFIVWYLSRPLVKMEKATREIAKGNLTTRVEVNSQDELGSLGSAINDLSVELNNYRKTRSEFLANISHELRTPTSYLIGYANLIKQGKYETPEELGRYASVIEGEASRLAKLIQELFALSKMEEGEYTLQIQEVDMEDFIQSLHAKMKLKAAEKGLAANVQLNGNDHAFFTDGMKLEQILLNLLENAINYTEQGWVNLQVEMKEEHIEFIVEDTGAGIPKSDQSLIFDRFYRVDKSRSRATGGTGLGLAIASELAKQISGAIQMESEENKGTRFIVTLPYSIENQDM, translated from the coding sequence ATGGAGTTCAATGAAGGGAACCATCTTCCGGATGAATGGATAGCTCAGCTGCAAAATGGGGAAACTGTAGAAGGCGAACGTTATAACTCAGATACTGAAGAAAACTTTTATTATTTTATCGAGCCAATTTTCAACGATGAGGCCTTTGAAGGGGGAGTCATAATTTTTTCTTCCATTGATGAGCTGCACAATAAGATGCACAACGTACGAGACTGGATGTTTCGGGCAATCGCAGCGACTGTCCTGATCGCCATAGGTTATACATTTTTCATTGTTTGGTATTTATCCAGGCCATTGGTCAAAATGGAGAAAGCGACACGCGAAATTGCAAAAGGCAATTTAACTACACGTGTGGAAGTGAACAGCCAAGATGAACTTGGCTCTTTGGGCAGTGCCATCAACGATTTGAGTGTGGAGCTGAATAATTACCGGAAAACCCGAAGTGAATTTTTAGCGAATATTTCTCACGAATTGAGAACCCCGACTTCCTATCTGATTGGCTATGCAAACCTTATTAAACAAGGAAAGTACGAAACACCCGAAGAGCTGGGCCGTTATGCATCGGTCATTGAAGGGGAAGCATCAAGACTTGCGAAATTGATCCAGGAGTTATTCGCTTTATCAAAAATGGAAGAAGGGGAATACACGCTTCAAATCCAAGAAGTGGACATGGAAGATTTTATCCAATCCTTGCATGCGAAAATGAAACTGAAAGCTGCCGAAAAAGGTTTGGCTGCAAATGTACAGTTAAATGGGAACGACCATGCATTCTTTACGGATGGCATGAAGCTCGAACAGATTTTGTTGAATCTGCTGGAGAACGCAATCAATTATACAGAACAGGGATGGGTCAACCTGCAAGTCGAGATGAAGGAGGAACATATTGAATTCATTGTCGAAGATACGGGGGCAGGAATACCGAAAAGTGATCAGTCTCTAATATTCGACCGGTTTTACCGCGTGGACAAATCTCGATCCCGTGCGACCGGCGGGACTGGGCTTGGCCTGGCTATAGCCTCTGAACTGGCCAAACAAATTTCAGGTGCCATTCAAATGGAAAGTGAAGAAAACAAAGGAACAAGGTTTATTGTGACGCTTCCATACAGCATCGAAAATCAGGATATGTAG
- the copZ gene encoding copper chaperone CopZ — MIETLKVQGMSCGHCANSVETGVGELEGISSVTVDLKKGEVAVDYDTAKTSLNEIQKAIEEQGYDVV, encoded by the coding sequence ATGATTGAAACATTAAAAGTACAAGGTATGTCCTGCGGCCACTGTGCAAACTCGGTTGAAACAGGCGTCGGTGAACTCGAAGGGATTTCATCTGTGACAGTTGATCTTAAAAAAGGCGAAGTGGCAGTAGACTATGATACTGCCAAGACATCATTAAACGAAATTCAGAAAGCGATTGAAGAACAAGGGTATGACGTCGTATAA
- a CDS encoding response regulator transcription factor has translation MKRILVVEDEKLMCDLIRIHLESEFDLVFAYDGAQALQITKDQSFDLLVLDIMIPFMGGFEVCKEIRRNSTMPILMLTARSAVEDRVKGLQLGADDYLVKPFDFEELKARVYALLRRSAQVERNVADDLIIVLKDKKLVVNKQDKQVVFCGQKMELTAKEYAIIELLTGSPNKIFTREEMLDLVWDYSEIRDVRAIDSHIKNIRLKFRKLQPKLAVIKTVWGLGYQVDLKETADEA, from the coding sequence ATGAAGCGCATTCTGGTAGTGGAAGATGAGAAATTGATGTGTGACCTTATCCGTATTCATCTCGAAAGCGAGTTCGATCTGGTGTTTGCCTATGACGGCGCTCAGGCGCTGCAGATAACAAAAGACCAGTCTTTTGATTTATTGGTATTGGATATCATGATTCCTTTCATGGGCGGGTTTGAAGTGTGTAAAGAAATCAGGCGCAACTCCACCATGCCCATCCTCATGTTGACGGCACGATCTGCTGTTGAAGATCGGGTTAAAGGACTTCAGCTAGGGGCAGATGATTATTTAGTGAAGCCTTTCGATTTCGAAGAATTAAAAGCACGCGTCTATGCCTTGTTAAGAAGAAGTGCTCAGGTTGAAAGAAATGTAGCTGATGATTTAATCATTGTGTTAAAGGATAAAAAATTAGTCGTCAATAAACAGGATAAACAAGTAGTTTTCTGTGGACAGAAAATGGAGCTTACGGCGAAAGAGTACGCCATCATTGAATTGCTCACAGGATCGCCGAACAAAATCTTCACACGCGAAGAAATGCTCGATTTGGTATGGGATTATTCAGAAATCCGGGATGTAAGGGCCATCGATTCGCACATCAAGAACATCCGGCTAAAATTCAGGAAGCTTCAGCCGAAACTAGCCGTCATTAAGACAGTCTGGGGCTTAGGCTATCAAGTGGACTTGAAGGAAACGGCAGATGAGGCGTAA
- a CDS encoding four-helix bundle copper-binding protein, whose amino-acid sequence MAHEQHQELIRALHDCAAECNHCFDACLQEDDVKMLAQCIRLDRECADICAFLEHAITRNSPFVSELAAVCATICEACAEECEKHADHHEHCRRCAEACRRCAEACRNAA is encoded by the coding sequence ATGGCTCATGAACAACATCAGGAATTGATTCGGGCATTACATGATTGTGCAGCGGAATGTAACCATTGTTTTGACGCTTGTCTGCAGGAAGACGATGTGAAGATGCTAGCACAGTGCATTCGATTAGACCGGGAATGCGCGGACATTTGTGCATTTTTGGAACATGCCATTACTCGCAATTCACCGTTCGTTTCCGAACTGGCAGCCGTTTGCGCAACCATTTGCGAAGCTTGCGCAGAGGAATGTGAGAAGCACGCCGATCATCATGAACATTGCAGACGCTGTGCGGAAGCTTGCCGTAGATGTGCAGAAGCTTGCCGTAACGCCGCATAA
- a CDS encoding response regulator transcription factor: MQKVLLVDDEHRMLDLVALYLKPHQYLCKKALGAHEALDYLESEPFDLVLLDIMMPEMDGWELCREIRKFSDVPIIMLTAREQQEDIVKGLNIGADDYITKPFNEDELLARMGALLRRRTPKNTIEVDGLVWDEDRFELTYGKHIIKLTPKEFLMVGHLMKNADKVFTREQLIQLIWGFDSETEGRTIDSHVRNVREKIRQSGFPVDDHFLTVWGIGYKWIHEAE, translated from the coding sequence TTGCAGAAAGTGCTGTTGGTTGATGATGAACACCGAATGCTGGATTTAGTGGCTTTATATTTGAAGCCGCATCAGTACCTCTGTAAAAAAGCACTGGGAGCTCATGAAGCCCTCGACTATTTGGAATCGGAACCTTTCGATCTCGTCTTACTGGATATCATGATGCCGGAAATGGATGGCTGGGAACTGTGCCGCGAAATCCGGAAATTTTCGGATGTGCCAATCATTATGCTGACGGCGCGGGAACAACAGGAGGATATTGTTAAGGGATTGAATATCGGGGCGGATGATTACATCACAAAGCCGTTTAATGAAGATGAGTTGCTGGCCCGGATGGGGGCGCTGCTTCGCAGGAGAACTCCGAAAAATACCATTGAAGTGGACGGTTTGGTGTGGGACGAAGACCGGTTTGAACTTACGTACGGCAAACATATCATCAAATTGACGCCAAAAGAATTTCTGATGGTGGGCCACCTGATGAAGAATGCCGACAAAGTGTTTACGAGGGAGCAGCTGATCCAGTTAATTTGGGGATTCGACTCAGAGACGGAAGGGCGGACCATCGATTCGCATGTGCGAAATGTTCGGGAAAAAATCCGCCAGTCCGGTTTTCCGGTCGATGATCATTTTCTCACGGTTTGGGGAATCGGCTACAAATGGATCCATGAAGCAGAATGA